CAACATCCATAACAGCAACCCTGGCGCCTGTCAGTTCCCACATTTTTTTGACGGTCTCAAGGGCGCTTTCATCAGAAAACAGAGAGGGCGTAAGAATACAACGGCTGCCTCTGTAAAGCTCTGCAAAAGCAGCGTCAGCGCCTGACTTTTCCGTGCCGGCAATGGGATGCCCCCCAATAAAAGAAAGACGACTATCAAGTATCATATCTACATCTCTTACAATATCCCCCTTAACACTTCCTACATCGGTAATAATGGCCCCATCCTTCATATATTGCTGACCTCTCTGTACAACACTGGCAATAGAGCCGACAGGTATGGCAACGACAATAACATCGGCATCTGCCAGGCCTTCCTTGAGAGATTGCGTATAGTTATCGATAATTCCGAGTTCCTTTGCCTTTTGCAGATTCTCAAGTCCCCTCCCGATACCGATGACTTCCCCCACTTCACCTTTTTCCTTAAGAATCATTGCGAGTGAACCACCCATTAGTCCTACGCCTATGACGGCAAGTTTGTTAATTAATGGTTTTTCCATATTTCACTCTCTTCTCTCCTTAAATAATGCAATCTTAAAAATCCCTGTCCACAGCTTCTGCAATACGTGATAACCCTTTCATTAAGCGGTCAAACTTCTTCGGT
The DNA window shown above is from Deltaproteobacteria bacterium and carries:
- a CDS encoding prephenate dehydrogenase/arogenate dehydrogenase family protein, which translates into the protein MEKPLINKLAVIGVGLMGGSLAMILKEKGEVGEVIGIGRGLENLQKAKELGIIDNYTQSLKEGLADADVIVVAIPVGSIASVVQRGQQYMKDGAIITDVGSVKGDIVRDVDMILDSRLSFIGGHPIAGTEKSGADAAFAELYRGSRCILTPSLFSDESALETVKKMWELTGARVAVMDVESHDKILAAISHLPHIVAYALVNTVDGVKDFDESILKYSAGGFRDFTRIASSSPEMWRDICFMNKGALLELIDAYMTELESIKAMINGDDHQGLMENFECSKRARDSI